From the Misgurnus anguillicaudatus chromosome 17, ASM2758022v2, whole genome shotgun sequence genome, one window contains:
- the actr3 gene encoding actin-related protein 3 has translation MAARLPACVVDCGTGYTKLGYAGNTEPQFIVPSCIAIKESAKVGDQAQRRMMKGVDDLDFFIGDEAIDKPNYATKWPIRHGIVEDWDLMERFMEQVIFKYLRAEPEDHYFLLTEPPLNTPENREYTAEIMFESFNVPGLYIAVQAVLALAASWTSRQVGERTLTGTVIDSGDGVTHVIPVAEGYVIGSCIKHIPIAGRDITYFTQQLLREREVGIPPEQSLETAKAVKERFSYVCPDLVKEFNKYDTDGSKWIKQYTGINAISKKEFTVDVGYERFLGPEIFFHPEFANPDFTQPISEVVDEVIQNCPIDVRRPLYKNIVLSGGSTMFRDFGRRLQRDLKRTVDARLKLSEELSGGKLKPKPIDVQVITHHMQRYAVWFGGSMLASTPEFYQVCHTKKDYEEIGPSICRHNPVFGVMS, from the exons ATGGCTGCACGGTTACCGGCATGCGTTGTGGATTGTGGCACCGG GTACACTAAACTGGGCTATGCAGGAAACACAGAGCCACAGTTCATCGTTCCATCATG CATAGCCATCAAAGAATCTGCAAAGGTGGGCGATCAAGCCCAGAGGAGGATGATGAAGGGTGTGGATGACCTTGACTTCTTCATTGGGGACGAGGCCATCGATAAACCCAATTATGCCACCAAA TGGCCAATAAGACATGGAATTGTTGAGGACTGGGATCTGATGGAGAGATTTATGGAGCAGGTGATCTTTAAGTACTTGAGGGCTGAACCTGAGGATCATTACTTCCTACTG ACTGAACCTCCTTTAAATACCCCTGAGAACCGCGAGTACACTGCTGAGATCATGTTTGAGTCCTTCAATGTGCCGGGCTTGTACATCGCTGTGCAG GCCGTTTTAGCTTTGGCAGCATCATGGACATCCCGTCAGGTGGGGGAGAGAACACTCACAGGAACTGTCATCGACAGCGGAGACGGGGTTACACACGTCATTCCAGTG GCAGAAGGTTACGTGATTGGCAGCTGTATTAAACACATACCCATTGCGGGGCGGGACATCACATATTTCACACAGCAGTTACTGAGGGAGCGAGAGGTGGGCATCCCGCCCGAACAATCGCTGGAGACGGCTAAAGCTGTCAAG GAACGTTTCAGTTATGTGTGTCCTGACCTGGTGAAGGAGTTTAATAAATATGACACAGACGGATCAAAGTGGATCAAACAGTACACTGGTATCAACGCTATCAGCAAGAAAGAGTTCACCGTTGACGTGGGATATGAGCGCTTCCTGGGGCCAGAAATCTTCTTCCATCCTGAG TTTGCTAATCCTGACTTCACTCAGCCCATCTCAGAGGTGGTGGATGAGGTCATTCAGAACTGTCCAATAGATGTCCGTCGTCCCCTCTATAAG AACATCGTTTTGTCGGGCGGGTCCACCATGTTTCGTGACTTTGGCCGTCGTTTGCAAAGAGACTTGAAAAGAACGGTGGATGCTCGACTGAAACTCAGCGAAGAGCTCAGTGGAGGAAAACTCAAG CCTAAACCAATCGACGTTCAGGTCATAACACATCACATGCAGCGATATGCTGTGTGGTTTGGAGGTTCCATGTTGGCGTCCACT